Proteins encoded in a region of the Benincasa hispida cultivar B227 chromosome 2, ASM972705v1, whole genome shotgun sequence genome:
- the LOC120070857 gene encoding ribonuclease TUDOR 1-like, translating into MASSTAGAATGWYRGRVKAVPSGDCLVITAMASSKPGPPPEKTITLSSLIAPRLARRGGVDEPFAWDSREYLRKLCIGKEVAFRVDYTVPSIGREFGSVFLGDKNIAALVVSEGWAKVREQGQQKGEVSPYLAELLRLEDQAKQQGLGRWSKVPGATEASVRNLPPSAIGDPNNLDAMGLLAANKGKPMEGIVEQVRDGSTVRVYLLPEFQFVQVFIAGIQSPSMGRRAPPDTIAETDNSSNDLNGEVSAEPRATLTSAQRLALSATSSGEVAPETFGVEAKHFTEIRVLNREDVRIVLEGVDKFSNLIGSVYYSDGETAKDLALELVEHGLAKYVEWSANMMEEDAKRRLKAAELQAKKTRLRLWANYVPPPTNSKAIHDQNFMGKVVEVVSGDCIIVADDSVPYGSPLAERRVNLSSIRCPKMGNPRRDEKPAPYAREAKEFLRTRLIGRQVKVQMEYSRKVSMVDGPATAPPDSRVMDFGSVFLLSSTKAEGEDTSAKNSSDQQAGVNVGELVVSRGFGTVIRHRDFEERSNYYDALLAAESRAIAGKKGIHSAKDPPVMHVTDLLTAPAKKSRDFLPFLHRSRRIPAVVEYVLSGHRFKLLIPKETCSIAFAFSGVRCPGRDEPYSEEAIALMRRKIMQRDVEIEVETVDRTGTFLGSLWEARTNMAVVLVEAGLAKIQTSFSSDRIPDAHLLEQAERSAKRQKLKIWENYVEGEEVSNGAAVESKQKEVLKVIVTEVLGGGKFYVQTIGDQKATSLQQQLAALNLQEVPLIGAFSPKKGDIVLAQFSADNSWNRAMIINTPRGAVESLKDMFEVFYIDFGNQEAVPYGRLRPVDPSMSSAPGLAQLCSLAHIKVPSLDEDFGQEAAEYLSDYMLSGAKEFVATIEEKDTSGGKVKGQGTGNILIVTLVAVGSELSLNALMLQEGLARLEKRKKWESKERQVAFGSLEGYQEEARTDRRGMWQYGDIQSDEEDVGPVRKAGGRR; encoded by the exons ATGGCATCATCAACAGCTGGGGCGGCAACAGGATGGTATAGAGGCAGAGTGAAAGCCGTTCCGTCAGGGGACTGCCTGGTAATTACGGCCATGGCCAGCAGCAAACCGGGACCCCCTCCTGAGAAGACCATTACTTTATCTTCTCTGATCGCTCCAAGATTG GCTCGAAGAGGTGGTGTCGATGAGCCATTTGCATGGGATAGTAGAGAATACTTGCGGAAGTTATGCATAGGAAAG GAGGTTGCATTTAGAGTAGACTATACTGTGCCATCCATTGGTCGAGAGTTTGGCTCTGTTTTTCTTGGTGACAAGAATATTGCAGCACTTGTTGTTTCTGAAGGCTGGGCAAAG GTAAGGGAGCAAGGTCAGCAGAAGGGTGAAGTGAGTCCTTACCTTGCGGAACTACTACGTCTCGAAGACCAAGCAAAGCAACAAGGTCTCGGCCGTTGGAGCAAG GTTCCTGGTGCCACTGAGGCATCGGTTAGAAACTTACCACCATCAGCCATTGGTGATCCCAACAACTTGGATGCCATGGGTTTGTTAGCTGCTAACAAAGGAAAGCCAATGGAGGGAATTGTTGAGCAGGTTCGAGATGGCAGTACTGTTCGGGTTTACTTGCTTCCAGAGTTTCAGTTTGTTCAGGTGTTCATTGCTGGAATCCAG TCCCCATCTATGGGAAGAAGGGCCCCTCCAGACACCATTGCTGAAACGGACAATTCATCTAATGACCTTAATGGTGAGGTTTCAGCTGAACCAAGAGCTACTTTAACGTCTGCACAAAGGCTTGCACTCTCTGCTACATCATCTGGTGAAGTAGCTCCTGAAACATTTGGAGTCGAAGCCAAACATTTTACAGAGATTCGTGTTCTGAATAGAGAAGAT GTCCGGATTGTCCTGGAAGGAGTTGACAAATTTAGCAATTTGATTGGGTCAGTGTACTACTCTGATGGGGAAACGGCGAAAGATCTGGCATTGGAGCTGGTAGAACAT GGTTTAGCTAAATATGTCGAATGGAGTGCGAATATGATGGAAGAAGATGCCAAGCGACGGCTGAAGGCTGCAGAGCTTCAGGCGAAGAAAACCCGGCTAAGATTATGGGCTAACTATGTACCTCCACCAACAAATTCAAAGGCAATTCATGATCAGAATTTCATGGGGAAG GTGGTAGAAGTTGTAAGTGGTGACTGCATTATTGTAGCTGATGACTCAGTTCCATATGGAAGTCCACTGGCAGAGAGGCGTGTCAACCTATCAAGTATTAGGTGCCCAAAAATGGGCAATCCTCGTAGGGACGAGAAACCTGCTCCTTATGCCCGTGAAGCAAAAGAGTTCTTAAGAACACGCCTCATTGGTCGACAA GTTAAAGTCCAAATGGAGTATTCTAGGAAAGTCAGCATGGTGGATGGACCTGCAACTGCTCCTCCAGATTCTAGAGTGATGGATTTTGGATCTGTCTTCCTCTTGTCTTCTACTAAAGCTGAGGGTGAGGACACTTCTGCTAAAAACAGTAGTGACCAACAAGCTGGGGTGAATGTGGGTGAGCTAGTGGTATCACGTGGTTTTGGCACTGTAATCAGGCATCGTGATTTTGAGGAGAGATCAAACTACTATGATGCACTTCTTGCGGCTGAATCACGTGCTATTGCCGGAAAGAAGGGAATTCATTCTGCCAAGGATCCTCCTGTCATGCATGTAACAGACCTTTTGACA GCACCAGCCAAAAAGTCCCGAGACTTTTTGCCATTCCTACATCGGAGTAGGAGGATTCCAgctgttgttgaatatgttcTTAGTGGTCACCGTTTCAAATTGTTGATTCCGAAGGAGACATGTAGCATTGCTTTCGCTTTCTCCGGTGTGAGATGTCCTGGTCGCGATGAGCCATATTCAGAAGAAGCAATTGCCCTAATGCGGCGGAAGATAATGCAGAGAGACGTGGAG ATTGAAGTGGAAACTGTTGATAGAACGGGAACCTTTTTGGGATCCCTGTGGGAAGCGAGGACCAACATGGCAGTGGTTCTAGTTGAGGCTGGTTTGGCCAAGATTCAAACTTCCTTTAGCAGTGATAGAATACCTGATGCTCACCTTCTTGAACAAGCGGAACGATCTGCTAAGCGTCAGAAACTCAAG ATTTGGGAGAACTATGTTGAAGGGGAGGAAGTGTCCAATGGTGCAGCTGTTGAGAGCAAACAGAAAGAAGTGCTTAAG GTAATTGTCACAGAGGTGTTGGGTGGTGGCAAATTCTATGTGCAGACAATTGGGGACCAAAAGGCCACTTCTCTACAGCAACAGCTTGCGGCTTTGAATCTTCAAGAAGTCCCTTTAATAGGTGCTTTTAGTCCTAAGAAAGGTGATATCGTCCTTGCTCAATTTAGTGCTGACAACTCGTGGAACAGGGCAATG ATTATCAATACACCTCGAGGGGCTGTCGAATCCCTAAAGGATATGTTCGAAGTGTTCTAtatagattttggaaatcaagAGGCTGTTCCTTACGGTCGACTCCGGCCAGTTGATCCTTCTATGTCTTCTGCCCCTGGTCTCGCTCAGCTGTGTAGTCTTGCTCACATCAAGGTTCCTAGTCTGGATGAGGATTTCGGTCAAGAAGCAGCTGAGTATCTGAGTGATTACATGCTTAGTGGTGCAAAGGAATTTGTGGCCACAATTGAAGAAAAGGATACGTCTGGGGGAAAAGTTAAAGGGCAGGGAACTGGGAATATTCTTATTGTGACCCTTGTTGCTGTTGGATCGGAGCTCAGTTTAAATGCGTTGATGCTTCAG GAAGGACTTGCTAGActggagaaaaggaaaaagtggGAATCCAAGGAGAGACAAGTTGCCTTTGGAAGTTTAGAAGGATACCAAGAGGAAGCACGGACAGATAGGCGAGGGATGTGGCAATACGGAGACATTCAGTCTGATGAAGAGGACGTTGGGCCTGTGAGAAAAGCTGGTGGCCGGCGTTGA